A stretch of the Polaribacter pacificus genome encodes the following:
- a CDS encoding peptidase M61 gives MRKIFLAIATIALITSCSTSRVAQNQKKDIAVSIDLNNVVDDKVNVVVDPQKIKENSVVYQIPAIVPGTYAMSDYGKFISDFKAYDYKGNEMTVVKVDTNSWKIDNATKMDKISYWVEDTFDTKLEHNIYVMAGTNIEKDQNFFLNLPGFVGYFQNKKETPYTISISHPEKLYETTSLINKNTTKTDNTLDVFTASRYDEISDNPIMYAPLNSVSFTVDGIEVTLAVYSPNNIHAAKDMEADLKRMVQAQSNFLKGFKTTNEYNILLYLFDSNIYKWNSFGALEHLSSTTVVYPESYSKELLADGMINGTVSHEFFHIVSPLSVHSEEIHSFDFNSPKMSKHLWMYEGTTEYFANLFQVNQGLISEQDFVNEMKNKISASMRFDDTMPFTDMSKNILEPAYAKNYGNVYQKGALIGMSLDIILREQSNGSYGILNLMKDLSVKYGATKPFKDDEIIDEIIAMTYPAVGDFFKNHVEGKTPIDYNALFDKVGIVNKLQTVDSRYFIDNSNQPFIAVNKDREIYFTKRTNSGLVALGVQENDILKSINGEAFTLQNANAMIVKSFEWKVGDSVTLEVVRGGKTIELKGTIITPKTEQIGLVIEDLPADNPKVILRKAWLKG, from the coding sequence ATGAGAAAAATATTTTTGGCAATCGCAACGATTGCCCTAATTACTAGTTGTTCTACCTCTAGAGTAGCACAAAATCAGAAAAAGGATATTGCTGTATCCATAGACCTTAACAATGTTGTCGATGACAAAGTAAATGTTGTTGTCGATCCACAAAAGATTAAAGAAAACTCAGTTGTTTACCAAATCCCTGCAATCGTACCAGGAACTTATGCCATGAGTGATTACGGTAAATTTATTTCTGATTTCAAAGCCTATGATTACAAAGGCAATGAAATGACTGTTGTAAAAGTTGATACCAATTCTTGGAAAATAGACAACGCAACCAAAATGGATAAAATTAGCTATTGGGTAGAAGATACTTTTGATACTAAGCTAGAACACAATATTTATGTAATGGCGGGTACCAACATAGAAAAAGATCAAAACTTTTTTCTAAACCTACCTGGTTTTGTTGGTTATTTCCAAAACAAAAAAGAAACACCTTATACCATTAGCATTTCTCATCCAGAGAAATTATATGAAACTACTTCTTTGATCAACAAAAACACGACAAAGACAGACAATACATTAGATGTATTTACCGCTAGTAGATATGATGAAATCTCTGACAACCCAATTATGTATGCTCCTCTTAACAGTGTAAGCTTTACAGTAGATGGTATCGAGGTTACGCTTGCGGTGTATTCTCCAAACAATATACACGCTGCTAAGGACATGGAAGCTGACTTAAAGAGAATGGTACAAGCTCAGTCTAATTTCTTAAAAGGATTTAAAACAACAAATGAATACAATATTCTTTTGTATCTTTTTGATTCTAACATATACAAATGGAATAGTTTTGGTGCCTTAGAACACCTTTCTTCTACAACGGTTGTATACCCAGAGAGCTATTCAAAAGAATTATTAGCAGACGGAATGATTAACGGTACCGTTTCTCATGAGTTCTTCCACATAGTATCGCCACTTTCTGTTCATTCAGAAGAGATTCATTCATTTGATTTTAACAGCCCAAAAATGTCAAAACATTTATGGATGTATGAAGGAACCACTGAGTATTTTGCCAACTTGTTTCAAGTAAATCAAGGGTTGATTAGCGAACAAGATTTTGTAAATGAAATGAAAAACAAAATAAGTGCCTCTATGCGTTTTGATGATACCATGCCTTTTACAGACATGAGTAAAAACATCTTAGAACCTGCTTATGCTAAAAACTATGGTAACGTGTATCAAAAAGGAGCCTTAATTGGAATGTCTTTGGATATTATTTTAAGAGAACAAAGCAATGGATCTTATGGAATCTTAAATTTAATGAAAGATTTATCAGTAAAATATGGCGCAACAAAACCGTTTAAAGACGATGAAATTATTGATGAAATTATCGCAATGACTTATCCAGCGGTTGGAGACTTCTTTAAGAATCACGTAGAGGGAAAAACTCCTATCGATTACAATGCTTTATTCGACAAAGTTGGAATTGTAAACAAATTACAAACTGTTGATTCAAGATACTTTATAGATAATAGCAATCAACCATTTATTGCTGTTAATAAAGATCGTGAAATCTACTTTACAAAAAGAACAAATTCTGGATTGGTAGCCTTAGGTGTACAAGAAAATGACATCTTAAAATCTATCAATGGAGAAGCATTTACTTTACAAAATGCCAATGCAATGATTGTAAAATCATTTGAGTGGAAAGTTGGAGATTCTGTTACTTTAGAAGTAGTAAGAGGAGGTAAAACTATAGAACTTAAAGGAACTATCATCACTCCAAAAACAGAACAAATTGGTTTGGTAATCGAAGATTTACCAGCTGACAATCCTAAAGTTATATTGAGAAAAGCTTGGTTAAAAGGCTAA
- a CDS encoding CocE/NonD family hydrolase, which produces MKKQIFYAILSFVFTGFLISCESTAKETARVPDTYVQDNYTKKEVTITMRDGIKLHTVIYAPKDQSKTYPILLQRTPYSCAPYGEGKMKTKIGPNTQLMKEGNIVVYQDVRGRWMSEGVYDNMRAYIPNKKPNQADETSDTYDTIDWLVKNVDNNNGRVGTWGISYPGHYATVSTIDAHPALKAASPQASIADFFFDDFHHNGAFLLSYFRAVSLFGAYKDSPTDTAWYSLPSMDTQDQYQFFLDAGPLKNLNKYFRNENVDAKAPQNNDQIDDFFWKEITEHPNYDEVWKSKGIIQHLDKVPSTVATMVVGGEFDAEDLYGPLETYKGIEKHNPNNYNTLVFGPWDHGGWSRSTVKNSVGNYYFGDSISLKFQKEIESKFFNHFLKGSGDKNSGLPEAYVYDSGRKGWKSYETWPPKNAKKKSWYLSDDKELTTTKKEYKGIKFISDIKRPVPYSEDIKTVFTPRKYMTDDQRFAARRPDVLVFETDVLTEDLTLAGDILAKLKVATTGSAADWIVKVIDVHPKDAKENNKDMQNHLKMSNYHLMVRSEVMRGRFRNSFEKPEPFVPNQKTAVNVRLQDIFHTFKKGHKLQIQVQSTWFPLIDLNPQTYVDNIYKADEKDFKTQTHTVFTDSSIEFFVIE; this is translated from the coding sequence ATGAAAAAACAAATTTTCTACGCAATCTTGTCTTTTGTTTTCACTGGGTTTCTAATAAGTTGTGAATCCACAGCAAAAGAAACAGCAAGAGTTCCAGACACCTATGTTCAAGACAACTATACAAAAAAAGAAGTAACTATTACCATGCGTGATGGTATTAAGCTTCATACGGTTATCTATGCTCCAAAAGATCAAAGCAAGACTTACCCTATTTTACTACAAAGAACCCCGTATAGCTGTGCTCCTTATGGAGAAGGAAAAATGAAGACTAAAATTGGCCCGAATACGCAGTTAATGAAAGAAGGAAATATCGTGGTTTATCAAGATGTACGTGGTAGATGGATGAGTGAAGGAGTTTATGACAATATGCGTGCGTATATTCCTAATAAAAAACCAAATCAGGCTGATGAAACTTCAGACACTTATGATACCATTGATTGGTTGGTTAAAAATGTAGACAATAACAACGGCCGTGTTGGAACTTGGGGAATATCATACCCTGGACACTATGCTACCGTTTCTACCATTGATGCACACCCTGCACTTAAAGCTGCCTCTCCTCAAGCTAGTATTGCTGATTTCTTTTTTGATGATTTTCATCACAATGGTGCTTTTCTACTAAGTTATTTTAGAGCCGTCTCTTTGTTTGGTGCTTATAAAGATTCTCCTACAGATACAGCGTGGTATTCTTTACCAAGTATGGATACTCAAGATCAATATCAATTCTTTTTAGATGCTGGTCCTTTAAAAAACTTAAACAAGTATTTCCGAAATGAAAATGTGGATGCAAAAGCTCCTCAAAACAATGATCAAATTGATGATTTCTTTTGGAAAGAAATTACAGAGCATCCAAATTATGATGAGGTTTGGAAAAGCAAAGGAATTATTCAACATTTAGACAAAGTACCTTCTACAGTTGCTACAATGGTCGTAGGTGGTGAGTTTGATGCCGAAGATTTATACGGTCCACTAGAAACCTATAAAGGAATAGAAAAACACAACCCAAACAATTACAACACTTTGGTTTTTGGTCCTTGGGATCACGGAGGTTGGTCAAGAAGCACCGTTAAAAATAGTGTTGGAAACTATTATTTTGGAGACTCAATTTCATTGAAATTTCAAAAAGAAATTGAATCAAAATTCTTTAATCACTTTTTAAAAGGTTCTGGAGATAAAAACTCAGGATTGCCAGAAGCCTATGTTTATGATTCTGGAAGAAAAGGCTGGAAATCTTACGAGACGTGGCCACCAAAAAATGCAAAGAAAAAATCTTGGTACTTGTCAGATGATAAAGAATTAACAACGACAAAAAAAGAATATAAAGGAATAAAATTTATTAGCGATATCAAGCGACCTGTTCCGTATTCTGAGGATATTAAAACTGTATTTACGCCACGTAAATACATGACAGATGATCAACGATTTGCCGCTAGAAGACCAGATGTATTGGTTTTTGAAACCGATGTATTAACAGAAGATTTAACCTTAGCCGGAGATATACTAGCCAAATTAAAAGTTGCTACTACAGGAAGTGCAGCAGACTGGATCGTTAAAGTAATTGATGTACATCCTAAAGATGCCAAAGAAAACAACAAAGACATGCAAAATCATCTTAAAATGAGTAATTATCATTTGATGGTCAGAAGCGAAGTAATGCGTGGTCGTTTTAGAAATAGTTTTGAAAAACCAGAGCCTTTTGTTCCCAATCAAAAAACAGCCGTAAATGTTAGGCTTCAAGATATCTTTCACACTTTTAAAAAAGGACATAAATTACAGATTCAAGTTCAAAGTACCTGGTTTCCTCTAATTGATCTAAATCCACAAACCTATGTAGACAATATTTATAAGGCTGACGAAAAAGATTTTAAAACACAAACTCACACTGTATTTACAGATTCTAGTATCGAATTTTTTGTAATCGAATAA
- a CDS encoding DJ-1/PfpI family protein — translation MRYFLFLVLLSITIGCKKSAETEVQVGKQITAQKRVPQLKEGRYNVAFLIMDGTYNTELTAPYDIFQHTIFREGIKQMNVFTVANTDQAIRTFEGLRILPDFNYLKDSLPKIDILIIPSAEHHLDTDLEDKKLIDFVKKVNREAQFITSHCDGAFVLAKAGVLQDRVSTTFPSDIDLMRETFPNLDIRKNVLFVHDAKYITSAGGAKSFEAALYLCEYLYGKEIAQQLADGLVIDWDLAKVPHLVVKP, via the coding sequence ATGAGATACTTTTTATTCCTTGTTTTATTGTCAATTACAATTGGCTGTAAGAAAAGTGCTGAAACCGAAGTTCAAGTGGGTAAACAAATCACAGCCCAAAAAAGGGTACCTCAATTAAAGGAAGGACGTTATAATGTGGCTTTCTTAATTATGGATGGAACCTATAATACTGAGCTTACAGCACCTTATGATATTTTTCAGCATACTATTTTTAGAGAGGGAATTAAGCAGATGAATGTCTTTACTGTTGCAAATACTGATCAGGCGATTCGCACTTTTGAAGGTTTGAGAATTCTACCTGATTTTAATTATTTAAAAGATAGTTTGCCTAAAATTGATATCCTTATCATCCCTAGTGCAGAACATCATTTAGACACAGATTTGGAAGATAAAAAACTTATAGATTTTGTAAAAAAGGTCAATCGTGAAGCGCAATTTATAACCTCACATTGTGATGGAGCTTTTGTGTTGGCTAAGGCCGGCGTTTTACAAGACCGAGTGTCAACAACCTTTCCTAGTGATATTGATCTAATGAGAGAGACTTTTCCAAACTTGGATATTAGAAAAAATGTTTTGTTTGTGCACGATGCTAAGTATATAACATCCGCAGGTGGTGCAAAATCATTTGAAGCAGCCTTGTATTTGTGTGAGTATTTATATGGTAAAGAAATTGCGCAACAATTAGCAGATGGTTTAGTCATCGACTGGGATTTAGCCAAAGTACCTCATTTAGTTGTAAAACCATAG
- a CDS encoding Xaa-Pro dipeptidyl-peptidase: MKKILFTICIAFLATSYAQQKAIPVFKDGEAQVVEAFNDPSKWIRHDLWVETEFDTDGDGKLDRMHVAVTRPSQTEKEGLKLPVVYESSPYFAGTASLQNGVMWSVKHELGETPPNRIHPKVSRRGKRPIISNSQIRTWVPRGYIVVHSSSPGTGLSDGSPTVGGKNESLAPKAVIDWLCGRAKGYTERTGSEEVKAFWSTGKVGMTGTSYNGTIPLAAATTGVKGLEAIIPIAPNTSYYHYYRSNGLVRSPGGYLGEDIDVLYDFIHSGDESKRAYGNKVVRDTEMANNLDRVTGDYNDFWAGRDYLNQMKPMKAALLMSHGFNDWNVMPEHSYRIYKKAKEMGLDTQIFYHQNGHGGPPPMKMMNRWFTRYLFGVRNGVENDARAWIVREDDKRTEPTPYKEYPNPEAKNVRLYLGEGGTTAGSLSLSKSSKAKENLIDDASISGNNLAQAKNSKNRLLYVTPVLKEDLHLSGLAKITVKIASSKPAANLSVWLVSLPWNGEKGTKITDNIITRGWADLQNHKSLSKSSPLKPGKFYEMTFDLQPDDQIIKKGQQVGLMIFSSDNLFTLLPKAGTVLTVDLSKTSITLPVVGGKNSIEKAIK, from the coding sequence ATGAAAAAAATACTTTTTACAATTTGCATCGCATTTCTTGCGACAAGCTATGCACAACAAAAAGCAATTCCTGTTTTTAAGGACGGAGAAGCTCAAGTTGTTGAAGCTTTTAATGACCCTAGTAAATGGATCAGACATGATCTATGGGTTGAAACTGAATTTGACACTGATGGTGACGGTAAATTAGACCGAATGCATGTCGCGGTAACTAGACCTTCCCAAACCGAAAAAGAAGGTTTAAAGTTGCCGGTAGTTTATGAATCAAGCCCTTATTTCGCCGGAACTGCATCCTTGCAAAATGGCGTGATGTGGAGTGTAAAGCACGAACTTGGAGAAACACCTCCCAACAGAATTCATCCAAAAGTAAGCAGAAGAGGAAAAAGACCTATTATCTCAAACTCTCAAATTAGAACCTGGGTACCTAGAGGGTATATTGTTGTTCATTCATCATCACCTGGTACCGGATTGTCTGATGGTTCACCTACAGTTGGAGGTAAAAATGAATCACTTGCACCAAAAGCAGTTATCGACTGGTTGTGTGGTAGAGCAAAAGGTTATACAGAAAGAACAGGATCAGAAGAAGTAAAAGCTTTTTGGTCAACAGGAAAAGTAGGAATGACAGGTACTTCATACAATGGAACAATCCCTTTAGCTGCTGCAACCACAGGAGTAAAAGGTTTAGAAGCAATTATTCCTATAGCTCCTAACACATCGTATTATCACTATTACCGATCAAATGGGTTGGTTCGTTCTCCTGGTGGTTATCTTGGTGAAGATATTGATGTTCTTTATGATTTTATCCATTCTGGTGATGAATCAAAAAGAGCCTATGGGAATAAAGTTGTTAGAGACACAGAAATGGCTAACAACTTAGATCGTGTTACAGGTGATTATAATGATTTTTGGGCAGGTCGTGATTACCTAAATCAAATGAAACCAATGAAAGCGGCTTTATTAATGTCTCACGGATTTAATGACTGGAACGTAATGCCAGAACACAGTTACCGTATCTATAAAAAAGCCAAAGAAATGGGTTTAGATACTCAAATTTTTTATCATCAAAATGGCCATGGAGGTCCACCTCCGATGAAAATGATGAATCGTTGGTTTACTCGTTATTTATTTGGAGTTAGAAATGGGGTAGAAAATGATGCACGTGCTTGGATTGTTAGAGAAGATGATAAAAGAACTGAGCCAACACCATATAAAGAATACCCAAATCCTGAAGCCAAAAATGTTCGTTTGTATTTGGGTGAAGGAGGAACCACTGCAGGATCACTAAGTTTATCTAAAAGCTCAAAAGCTAAAGAAAACCTAATTGACGACGCTAGTATTTCTGGAAATAATTTAGCGCAAGCTAAAAACTCTAAAAACAGATTGCTTTATGTAACACCTGTACTAAAAGAAGATTTACACCTATCTGGTCTGGCAAAGATTACTGTAAAAATTGCCAGTAGTAAACCAGCTGCCAATCTTTCTGTTTGGTTAGTATCATTGCCTTGGAATGGTGAAAAAGGAACCAAAATAACAGACAATATTATTACCCGTGGTTGGGCAGATTTACAGAACCACAAATCATTGAGTAAAAGTAGTCCTCTAAAGCCAGGTAAATTTTATGAAATGACTTTTGATTTACAACCAGATGATCAAATTATTAAAAAAGGTCAGCAAGTTGGATTGATGATTTTCTCTAGTGATAACCTGTTTACCCTATTGCCAAAAGCAGGCACCGTGCTTACTGTAGATTTAAGTAAAACAAGCATAACACTTCCAGTAGTTGGAGGAAAAAACAGCATAGAAAAAGCAATAAAATAA
- a CDS encoding MFS transporter, which translates to MKKLYVNYINTFRGLSPEVWWLALITLINRAGTMVIPFLSLYLTKSLAFTLGDVGWIMSFFGLGSVIGSWIGGKLTDKIGYYKVMVFSLIGTGLAFVAMQFVTSFIGFCAGIFGLMLVADSFRPAMFVALSSYSKPENKTRSVTLIRLAINLGFSAGPAIGGLIIASLGYSGLFWVDGVTCFLAGLLLLQVLNPKKSKVLDEIKVTNPESAYSDKAFWFFLVALMLFGAVFLQYFSTMPLYYKDIFLLKEQQIGLLLGMNGFIIFLLEMPLIKWLENSKFSKIGLMLFGGILIALSFVVLLLSSWAGVLIIGMFLMTLGEMIAFPFSNAFAMERAKKGNQGEYMALYTIAFSFAHIFSHNSGLHLVSQIGFDATWVIVTGIAMLSVFLLWVLTRILKKEQLAYIKKPAV; encoded by the coding sequence ATGAAAAAACTATATGTTAACTATATAAACACATTTAGAGGTTTATCACCTGAAGTATGGTGGTTAGCTTTGATTACCTTAATTAATAGAGCTGGGACTATGGTAATCCCATTTTTATCTTTGTATTTGACTAAGAGTTTAGCATTTACTTTAGGTGACGTCGGTTGGATTATGTCTTTCTTTGGATTGGGTTCTGTGATAGGTTCCTGGATAGGAGGTAAGCTAACTGATAAAATAGGCTATTATAAAGTAATGGTTTTTAGTTTAATAGGTACCGGTTTAGCTTTTGTAGCGATGCAGTTTGTGACAAGTTTTATAGGATTTTGTGCGGGTATTTTTGGTTTGATGTTAGTTGCGGATTCTTTTAGACCCGCCATGTTTGTCGCTTTAAGTTCTTATAGTAAACCAGAGAACAAGACGCGTTCTGTAACACTAATTCGTTTGGCAATTAATTTAGGTTTTTCTGCAGGACCTGCTATTGGAGGTTTAATCATAGCAAGTTTAGGGTATTCAGGTTTGTTTTGGGTTGATGGAGTTACTTGTTTTTTGGCAGGATTATTACTGCTACAGGTTTTAAATCCAAAGAAATCAAAAGTCTTAGACGAGATAAAAGTAACAAACCCAGAATCTGCTTATTCTGATAAGGCATTCTGGTTTTTTCTAGTTGCATTGATGTTGTTTGGAGCTGTATTTTTGCAATATTTTTCTACCATGCCTTTGTATTATAAAGACATTTTTCTTTTAAAAGAGCAACAGATAGGATTGCTTTTAGGGATGAATGGCTTTATAATTTTTTTACTTGAAATGCCACTGATAAAGTGGTTAGAAAATTCAAAATTCTCTAAAATTGGCTTGATGCTGTTTGGAGGTATCCTAATAGCCCTAAGTTTTGTAGTGCTATTGCTTTCATCATGGGCGGGTGTATTAATTATTGGAATGTTTTTAATGACTCTTGGAGAGATGATTGCTTTTCCGTTTTCAAATGCCTTTGCAATGGAGCGAGCAAAGAAAGGAAATCAAGGAGAGTATATGGCTTTGTATACGATTGCTTTTTCCTTTGCGCATATCTTTAGTCATAACTCTGGCCTGCATTTAGTAAGCCAAATAGGCTTTGATGCTACCTGGGTTATTGTAACAGGGATCGCTATGCTATCTGTATTTTTACTGTGGGTTCTAACTAGAATACTCAAGAAAGAGCAATTAGCTTATATAAAAAAACCTGCTGTTTAG